From one Paenibacillus sp. FSL K6-1330 genomic stretch:
- a CDS encoding ROK family protein, with product MNNSVGKNNRYVRNMNRIGIIGLLRDYGSLTKAEIAAKMDLTFTAVNNLVEELMKERLIIEAGLYDDSSRGRKPKLISLNPADKYSVGVHISAASVRAAVINLQGDMLFTKHCSFEDSANRGSVVNIIISTIQAVLDKSGLESEIIGIGVGAPGPLDPFQGKILSPPNLPGLQQVRLKELIEENTELPTHVEKDANVMALGELWYGNGRHFNNLVYVDADIGIGSGLIINQKIYQGFPFGAGEIGHCTIDINGPRCTCGNDGCLEAMASGIAIVRRVCEEIGRGTESSLCSYLNGENQNLDVADVIHAGLAGDPLAANILHESACYVGISLANMINLLTPETIILGGVLANRYPDFYNHVNETSFNRSSSSFHNQMVLQPSELGEHAGIIGAGTIVFEKYLNEMSD from the coding sequence ATGAATAATTCAGTTGGAAAAAACAATCGGTATGTCCGAAATATGAATCGTATCGGCATTATCGGGCTGCTTCGCGATTATGGCAGTCTAACGAAAGCGGAAATCGCAGCCAAGATGGACTTGACGTTTACGGCGGTTAACAATCTGGTGGAAGAGCTGATGAAGGAGCGATTGATCATTGAAGCCGGGTTATATGATGACTCCAGCCGTGGCAGGAAGCCCAAGCTCATCTCGTTGAATCCCGCCGATAAGTATTCGGTCGGCGTCCATATTAGCGCAGCCTCCGTGCGGGCAGCGGTCATTAATTTGCAGGGAGACATGTTGTTCACGAAACATTGCTCCTTTGAAGATAGCGCCAATCGCGGCAGTGTAGTGAATATTATTATATCCACGATACAAGCTGTACTGGACAAGTCAGGTTTGGAGTCCGAAATTATCGGCATCGGCGTAGGGGCTCCCGGACCGCTTGATCCGTTTCAAGGCAAAATTCTGTCTCCGCCCAACTTACCCGGTCTGCAACAAGTACGTTTAAAGGAACTAATCGAGGAGAATACGGAGCTCCCAACCCATGTAGAGAAGGACGCTAACGTAATGGCACTCGGTGAGCTATGGTATGGAAACGGTCGCCATTTCAACAATCTGGTGTACGTGGATGCGGATATCGGGATTGGGAGCGGCCTGATCATCAACCAGAAAATATATCAGGGTTTCCCCTTTGGAGCCGGTGAGATTGGGCATTGTACGATAGATATCAATGGTCCGCGCTGCACTTGCGGTAATGACGGCTGCCTTGAAGCAATGGCGTCAGGGATTGCCATCGTCCGTAGAGTGTGTGAGGAGATAGGACGTGGGACTGAAAGTTCTCTTTGTTCTTATTTAAATGGTGAGAATCAGAATCTGGATGTAGCCGATGTAATCCATGCCGGGCTGGCTGGAGATCCACTAGCTGCCAATATCCTGCATGAATCGGCATGTTATGTCGGTATATCCCTGGCCAATATGATAAATCTGCTAACACCGGAAACCATCATCCTTGGCGGAGTACTGGCTAATCGTTACCCGGATTTCTACAATCATGTTAATGAAACATCCTTTAACAGAAGCTCGTCCAGCTTCCATAATCAGATGGTGCTGCAGCCCTCAGAGCTTGGAGAACATGCGGGCATCATTGGTGCAGGGACGATTGTGTTTGAAAAATATCTGAATGAAATGAGCGATTAG